The genome window CATTCTGTTCGCTACAGATTTGTTTCTGATTTAGTACTGGATCTATGAGCTGACttgtgaaacaaattttgtatatTGTGGGAACTTCACCTGTTTACGTAGTCCGCACGTGTACCAGAATTCTTTCCTTGAAAAAcatattttgattttgatttatgAAGTACATAAGTTACTGTGCAGGTTTCTGGATGTTTGTTCCCTTTAGTTCGACATGCATCCCAGCCTTTGCCTCTGCTAGCACACCAGCTTTTGGTGCAACAGGCTTTGCGCCCTTTGCTAGAACAACAAGTCCTATGTTCGGAAGCAGAGGAGATGGGTCTTATGgtggatcatttggagcttcaaacACCCTGGCTTTTGGTTCATCTAGCTCCACCGTCGGTACTTCAAGCAACCAAGCTTTTGGTGCTTCAAGTACTACTGGTTTTGGTTCATTTAGTAGTACACAACCTTTGAGCTCTTCACCAACTTCTGCATTTGCCCAATCAAGTTCCAGATTCAGTAGCAGCCCATTTGGTGCTTCGTCTCCTTTTGGATCACAGTGTTTTCCATTTGGTGAGTATTTTAGATGTATATGGGTgttggttttgaattttgaattgtttTGTTACAGTAAAGGAATGCCTCATTCTGTTCTGTTTTATTTTGTGGTGCAGTAGGTCAATCAACAACAATTGGGAACACCAAGCAGTCAGCTTTTGGTGGCCAACAACACAATGGTAGTAGCGTGGCTTCATACACTGCAACTCTTGCAGTTGATGATAGTAGGAAAGTGGAGTCAATATCTGCAATGCCAGTATATAAAGACAAAAGTCACGAAGAACTCCGTGTGGAAGATTATAAATTGGGGAAAGGTATGCTTTCTAGTTCAAAATTTTCAGTAACTCGGAATTTTTCCCACATTTGTCAAAGTTTACTACGAAATCTGTTATAACTTTTTCTTCCAGGTGTTCAATTTCCTGCCGGTGGGAGTACCATTGACATTTCTACCTCACAGCCGAATCGTTTGCATCCTGCACCATCACTTCTTCAACCATCTTCAAGTCCCTTTAGTACCTCTACTTCGTCTAATATATCTGCTCCAGAAACCCCATCATTCACTTCTCAAGGCATTGTTTTTACACCACCATCTCCTTCAGTTTTTCGACAAACATCATCTCTGTCTCCATTAAGTTCATCGACCTCATCTGGATTTTCATGTCTTGCTCCTGCTCAAACATCAAATTCTGCGCCTCCAGCTATGCAGATATGTATTGGACGAAGTGCCACTCCCTTTGGGCAGAAGAATACTCCATTTAGGAGCTCCTCTGAGGCTAGTTCTACAAGCAACCCAATTGCTTTTGGTCAAGCTACTGTAAGTTTCTTTTTCTCCCATATCTTTttaattgaatagattttaattGATGGTTTTGGCTCACTTTTTGCCCTATTTCTCTTTTCTGTGCAGCCTTTGTTCGTGTCATCTCAGCCTCTTCAGAGTAGTGGTTCTGTCTTCAACATTGTTAGTCAAAATCAGCAAGGTAACATGTTTTATGCATTTTGAATGGTTATAGCCATTGGTACTGATTTCATCAATTGTTGTCTTTGGCTTTGTAGGCAACCCAGGTGGTTCGACAGGAATTCTTGGTCAGAATGGGTTTGAAAGCTTTTCATCAACCCCTGCGTTTGGTCAATTAAGTTATATGTCCGGTTGCTGCCAGTTATGCGCTTCATGTGGTgagtattttgttttatttgtgaaggtcgttgtgttttgtttcattCTATCTCTATCATATTCTTATACTTTATGATGCAGGAGC of Malus sylvestris chromosome 6, drMalSylv7.2, whole genome shotgun sequence contains these proteins:
- the LOC126626544 gene encoding nuclear pore complex protein NUP98A-like isoform X1, translated to MGGDSFRFPGWGSTHSCGNSSGSPFYSQSFLEHEWRNNNVSAPNLCRCGQNGLFGAAQSSWPFPPFGVPYTPDLSLSLSPIAGFWMFVPFSSTCIPAFASASTPAFGATGFAPFARTTSPMFGSRGDGSYGGSFGASNTLAFGSSSSTVGTSSNQAFGASSTTGFGSFSSTQPLSSSPTSAFAQSSSRFSSSPFGASSPFGSQCFPFVGQSTTIGNTKQSAFGGQQHNGSSVASYTATLAVDDSRKVESISAMPVYKDKSHEELRVEDYKLGKGVQFPAGGSTIDISTSQPNRLHPAPSLLQPSSSPFSTSTSSNISAPETPSFTSQGIVFTPPSPSVFRQTSSLSPLSSSTSSGFSCLAPAQTSNSAPPAMQICIGRSATPFGQKNTPFRSSSEASSTSNPIAFGQATPLFVSSQPLQSSGSVFNIVSQNQQGNPGGSTGILGQNGFESFSSTPAFGQLSYMSGCCQLCASCGAQSTTGNIALGKPVSEGRHQGSGVPTTVTNTAYGEPDEKIHSISSMPIYGDRSHEEMRWQNYQLGDKGGPALGGVTHFHLLTKKPAPTFAQTSLSLSNTSTVSNISAPQNPSITAAGFGASSTPNLFASSSSTASLFGPIPSPSFSSSSAAPASTFAFPSPAPATTSTCNHGLFGCMPSVAQTGTTNAVQTNFL
- the LOC126626544 gene encoding nuclear pore complex protein NUP98A-like isoform X2, which translates into the protein MGGDSFRFPGWGSTHSCGNSSGSPFYSQSFLEHEWRNNNVSAPNLCRCGQNGLFGAAQSSWPFPPFGVPYTPDLSLSLSPIAGFWMFVPFSSTCIPAFASASTPAFGATGFAPFARTTSPMFGSRGDGSYGGSFGASNTLAFGSSSSTVGTSSNQAFGASSTTGFGSFSSTQPLSSSPTSAFAQSSSRFSSSPFGASSPFGSQCFPFVGQSTTIGNTKQSAFGGQQHNGSSVASYTATLAVDDSRKVESISAMPVYKDKSHEELRVEDYKLGKGVQFPAGGSTIDISTSQPNRLHPAPSLLQPSSSPFSTSTSSNISAPETPSFTSQGIVFTPPSPSVFRQTSSLSPLSSSTSSGFSCLAPAQTSNSAPPAMQICIGRSATPFGQKNTPFRSSSEASSTSNPIAFGQATPLFVSSQPLQSSGSVFNIVSQNQQGNPGGSTGILGQNGFESFSSTPAFGQLSYMSGCCQLCASCGAQSTTGNIALGKPVSEGRHQGSGVPTTVTNTAYGEPDEKIHSISSMPIYGDRSHEEMRWQNYQLGDKGGPALGGVTHFHLLTKKPAPTFAQTSLSLSNTSTVSNISAPQNPSITAAGFGASSTPNLFASSSSTASLFGPIPSPSFSSSSAAPASTFAFPSPAPATTSTCNHGLFGCMPSVAQTGKE